Proteins encoded in a region of the Vicia villosa cultivar HV-30 ecotype Madison, WI linkage group LG5, Vvil1.0, whole genome shotgun sequence genome:
- the LOC131605443 gene encoding pEARLI1-like lipid transfer protein 3 encodes MTIAPPCPTTPPPTKNPSAPPSNPMTTPPIVSPSTPPPSPTATPPMISPSTPPPRYLIPPPKITPTTSPTCQIGRLSVCANVLNVVNVGIGQDTKPCCNLINGLIDLEASICLCAALKANILGIIIIV; translated from the coding sequence ATGACGATCGCACCACCTTGTCCTACTACACCACCACCTACAAAAAATCCATCCGCACCCCCTTCAAATCCTATGACAACACCTCCCATAGTCTCTCCTTCCACACCACCGCCAAGTCCTACGGCAACACCCCCTATGATCTCTCCTTCCACACCACCACCAAGATATTTGATACCCCCGCCTAAGATAACTCCTACGACGTCACCTACTTGTCAAATAGGAAGATTGAGTGTTTGTGCCAATGTGTTGAATGTTGTGAATGTAGGTATTGGACAAGATACTAAGCCTTGTTGCAACCTCATCAATGGTCTTATTGACCTCGAAGCCTCTATATGTCTATGCGCTGCACTTAAGGCTAATATCTTGGGAATCATCATTATTGTGTAA